One region of Pseudomonas sp. B21-040 genomic DNA includes:
- a CDS encoding transporter substrate-binding domain-containing protein, producing MPLLKTLTVLSLVLLTTGCVSSKPDPQIRFGVEALVPPFESRNENGELVGLNIDLGNALCAELNARCVWIDQAYATNIAALEARRFDVIMPMTATAARRERIDFTENLYPLSSRLVARQGSGLQPSVVSLKGKRVGVLAGTSRETFAKTRWAEAGVTVRSFNLNDQLIASLQAGEIDATLQDTIEITHAFLSQPQGQAFDFAGPVLDDPMLGSGVAMGVRNNDTALRDNLNTGLERLKRNGQYQAITQRYLPPVTTDAPRYFPNEEGLPFSDAVQVGHTVYLSGVIGLGADGKLVKGGIGPQTTQAMENLRAALQGNGSSLVQVAKCTVILADIKDFSAMSTVYRSYFPGDRLPARTTFAGQLVAGAKVEVECLAVTAR from the coding sequence ATGCCTCTGCTAAAAACGCTCACCGTCCTGTCGCTGGTGCTCCTGACCACCGGTTGTGTGTCTTCTAAACCTGACCCACAGATCCGTTTTGGGGTCGAAGCCCTGGTTCCGCCATTTGAAAGCCGTAATGAAAATGGCGAACTGGTCGGGTTGAACATCGATTTGGGCAACGCCTTGTGTGCCGAACTCAATGCCCGCTGTGTCTGGATCGACCAGGCTTACGCCACCAATATCGCTGCCCTTGAAGCCAGGCGTTTCGACGTCATCATGCCGATGACCGCTACGGCGGCGCGACGTGAGCGGATCGACTTCACCGAGAACCTTTACCCGTTGAGCAGCCGACTGGTGGCGCGTCAAGGTTCCGGTTTGCAACCGTCGGTGGTCTCGCTCAAAGGCAAGCGCGTCGGTGTTCTGGCGGGCACCAGCCGCGAGACGTTCGCCAAAACCCGTTGGGCTGAGGCCGGGGTGACGGTGCGCAGTTTCAATTTGAATGATCAACTGATTGCCAGTTTGCAGGCGGGCGAAATCGACGCAACCCTGCAGGACACGATCGAAATTACCCACGCATTTTTGAGCCAGCCTCAAGGACAGGCATTCGACTTTGCCGGTCCTGTGCTCGACGATCCTATGTTGGGCAGCGGTGTGGCAATGGGGGTGCGCAATAACGACACCGCGTTGCGCGATAACCTGAATACTGGCCTTGAGCGTCTCAAGCGAAATGGCCAGTACCAGGCGATAACCCAGCGTTACTTGCCCCCCGTGACTACCGATGCACCCCGTTACTTTCCTAATGAAGAAGGCCTGCCATTTTCCGATGCGGTGCAGGTGGGGCACACGGTTTACCTGTCCGGGGTGATCGGCCTCGGAGCTGATGGCAAATTGGTCAAGGGCGGCATCGGACCGCAAACGACCCAGGCCATGGAGAACTTGCGTGCGGCATTGCAAGGCAATGGTTCATCCCTGGTCCAAGTGGCCAAATGCACGGTCATCCTGGCTGACATCAAGGATTTTTCCGCCATGAGTACTGTGTATCGCAGTTACTTCCCGGGGGACCGTTTGCCGGCTCGTACGACGTTTGCCGGCCAGTTGGTTGCGGGTGCGAAAGTAGAAGTGGAATGCCTGGCGGTCACGGCCCGCTAG
- a CDS encoding YkgJ family cysteine cluster protein, translated as MNTTFSCVGCGKCCNDHHVPLTLAEARMWAADGGQVIVLVEGFLGNGLGLPAQQREHAERRSVVVRSGASEAYVAITFAAYNVGPCRNLDEDNLCRIYQRRPLVCRIYPAEINPHIMLDTATKDCPPESWEQGPDLIIDGEMVDQELKELILRSRQADRDDVQAKDAICALLGIRTTALKGDGFTAYLPDMTAFANVIDHVTAQPLAASGADWVFHVSGDEIAGQVQAAGAQLVTEAPVNYAFISLRAA; from the coding sequence ATGAACACAACGTTTTCCTGCGTAGGTTGCGGCAAGTGCTGCAATGACCACCACGTCCCGCTGACGCTGGCGGAAGCCCGGATGTGGGCGGCCGATGGCGGTCAGGTGATCGTGCTCGTCGAGGGTTTCCTGGGGAACGGCCTGGGCCTGCCGGCGCAGCAACGCGAACATGCCGAACGCCGTTCGGTGGTGGTTCGAAGCGGCGCGTCCGAGGCCTATGTGGCGATCACCTTTGCCGCCTACAACGTCGGTCCCTGCCGGAATCTTGACGAAGACAACCTGTGCCGCATTTACCAACGCCGACCGCTGGTGTGCCGCATCTACCCGGCGGAAATCAACCCACACATCATGCTGGACACGGCGACCAAGGACTGCCCGCCCGAGTCGTGGGAACAAGGCCCGGACTTGATCATCGACGGCGAAATGGTCGATCAGGAACTGAAAGAGCTGATCCTGCGTTCGCGCCAGGCGGATCGTGATGATGTCCAGGCCAAGGACGCGATTTGCGCGTTATTGGGCATTCGCACGACAGCGCTGAAGGGCGATGGATTTACGGCCTATCTGCCAGACATGACGGCATTTGCCAATGTCATCGACCACGTAACAGCACAACCGTTGGCAGCGTCAGGGGCTGACTGGGTGTTTCATGTGTCGGGAGATGAAATTGCCGGGCAAGTGCAGGCGGCAGGTGCGCAACTGGTGACCGAAGCGCCGGTGAACTACGCGTTTATTTCGTTGCGGGCGGCTTGA